GGCTTCCTGTATTTCGGCTTCGGCATCGTCAGCGGGCCGCTTGCCGATCGCTTCGGTTCGCGGCGGCTCGCCGTCGCCGGGATGCTGCTGACGGGCGCCGGGCTCGCGGCCGCTGGCGCCGCGCATACGCTGCTGCAGGTCTATGTCGCGTACGGGCTCGGTGTCGGTCTCGGCGTCGGCTGCGCGTATGTGCCGGCCGTCGGTGCCGTGCAGCGCTGGTTCGTGCGCCGGCGCGGCTTCGCGTCGGGGCTCGCGGTCGCCGGGATCGGCGTCGGCACGCTCGTGATGCCGCCGCTCGCGTCCGCGCTGATCGCGCATGTCGGTTGGCGCGGCGCGTATTTCACGCTGGCCGTGATCGCGGTGGTCCTGGGGGCTGGCATGTCGTTGCTGATCGAGAACGATCCGCGCAGGCGCGGACTGTTGCCGGACGGCGATGGCGGCCGGAATGCCGGTGCTTCCGCGGCCGGTGCCGGCGCGACCGTGCATGCCGGCGCGACGGTGCGCGAGGCTGTCACGTCGCGACCGTTCGCGAGCCTCTACGCGGCATGCCTCGTGTGCTCGTTCGGCGTGTTCGTCCCGTTCGTTCACCTCGTGCCGTACGCGCTCGATCATGGCGTCGCGCCGTCGACGGCCGTGCTGCTGCTCGGCGCGATCGGCGTCGGCAGCACGGCCGGCCGCTTCTTCCTCGGCGGCCTCGCCGACCGCTTCGGCCGCCGCGCATCGCTGCTCGCGATG
The nucleotide sequence above comes from Burkholderia pyrrocinia. Encoded proteins:
- a CDS encoding MFS transporter; this translates as MNRPGASRLFYGWYVVAAAFAVTFVGFGSAYTFSAFVESLQRDFAASRGQIALVFSVAGFLYFGFGIVSGPLADRFGSRRLAVAGMLLTGAGLAAAGAAHTLLQVYVAYGLGVGLGVGCAYVPAVGAVQRWFVRRRGFASGLAVAGIGVGTLVMPPLASALIAHVGWRGAYFTLAVIAVVLGAGMSLLIENDPRRRGLLPDGDGGRNAGASAAGAGATVHAGATVREAVTSRPFASLYAACLVCSFGVFVPFVHLVPYALDHGVAPSTAVLLLGAIGVGSTAGRFFLGGLADRFGRRASLLAMFAGMAVALVAWAGAGTVATLAAFALVFGVFYGGWVAVLPAVVMDYFGGRNVSAIIGILYTSVAFGTLIGPAAAGFIYDAGGGYLVPILASAAANAIAFAIVATTGRAPAAARAVGG